In the Paramormyrops kingsleyae isolate MSU_618 chromosome 6, PKINGS_0.4, whole genome shotgun sequence genome, one interval contains:
- the LOC111856163 gene encoding CXXC-type zinc finger protein 1 isoform X2: MDSEVSDFDQGLGAESGMDGENGENSENAPVYCVCRKPDINCFMIGCDNCNEWFHGNCINVTEKMAKAIREWYCEKCRSKDGSLEIKYRPKKSREKETDQERMEKQRGTPDFKTDRRRGSRIKRSARMCGECEPCRRTEDCAQCDFCKDMKKFGGPNKIRQKCRLRQCEVRARKMLRVRDEEFPLMKEQDCSLPRERHLSDDYDEQELELYQQYRAAGYEDHNMPWLSDEDDGPFLDPVLRKRAVKVKHVKRREKKSEKKKEEYKSRRHKQKQKHRDRVKHSERGEPRDSGGLRQCLGPGCVEAARTNSKYCSEDCGMKLAANRIYEILPQRIQQWQQSPCIAEEQGKKLLERIRREQQSARLRLTEMERRFHELESIIVKAKQQVVQQDEEVNEGDSDDTDLQIFCVSCSHPINPKVALRHMERCYAKYESQTSFGSMYPTRIEGATRLFCDVYNPQSKTYCKRLQVLCPEHSRDPKVPADEVCGCPLVRNVFEPTGEFCRVSKRKCNKHYCWEKLRRAEVDLERVRVWYKLDELFEQERNVRTAMTNRAGLLALMLHQTIQHDPLTTDLRSNKDR; this comes from the exons ATG GATAGTGAGGTGTCGGACTTCGACCAGGGGCTGGGGGCGGAGAGCGGCATGGATGGAGAGAATGGCGAGAACAGTGAGAATGCCCCTGTCTACTGTGTCTGCCGAAAGCCAGACATCAACTGCTTCATGAT CGGTTGTGACAACTGTAATGAGTGGTTTCACGGTAACTGCATTAATGTCACGGAGAAGATGGCGAAGGCCATTCGGGAGTGGTACTGCGAGAAGTGTCGGA GCAAAGATGGCTCTTTGGAGATCAAGTACCGTCCCAAGAAGAGCCGTGAGAAGGAGACCGACCAAGAGAGGATGGAGAAGCAACGTGGTACACCAGATTTCAAGACAGACAGGCGGCGTGGATCTCGG ATCAAGCGCTCGGCCCGTATGTGCGGTGAATGTGAACCTTGCCGGCGCACAGAGGATTGCGCGCAGTGCGACTTCTGCAAGGACATGAAGAAGTTTGGGGGCCCCAACAAGATCCGACAGAAGTGCCGTCTGAGGCAGTGTGAGGTCCGAGCCAGG AAAATGCTGCGGGTTCGAGATGAGGAGTTTCCCCTGATGAAGGAGCAGGACTGCTCCCTGCCGAGAGAGCGTCACCTATCAGATGATTATGACGAACAGGAGCTAGAATTGTACCAACAGTACCGGGCTGCAGGATATGAGGACCACAACATG CCTTGGCTTAGTGATGAGGATGACGGACCTTTCCTCGATCCCGTGCTGCGCAAGAGGGCTGTGAAGGTCAAACACGTGAAGCGGCGAGAGAAGAAGTCAGAGAAGAAG AAGGAGGAGTATAAGTCCCGGCGCCACAAACAGAAGCAGAAACACAGGGACAGAGTGAAGCACAGCGAGAGGGGCGAGCCACGAGACAGCGGAGGCCTCCGCCAGTGCCTGGGGCCCGGCTGCGTAGAGGCTGCCAGGACCAACTCCAAGTACTGCTCCGAGGACTGCGGCATGAAGCTGGCTGCCAA CCGCATCTACGAGATCCTGCCGCAGCGCATCCAGCAGTGGCAGCAGAGCCCCTGCATCGCTGAGGAGCAGGGGAAGAAGCTGCTGGAGCGCATCCGGCGCGAGCAGCAGTCAGCCCGCCTGCGCCTCACCGAGATGGAGCGGCGCTTCCACGAGCTGGAGAGCATCATCGTCAAGGCCaagcagcaggtggtgcagcAGGATGAGGAG GTGAACGAGGGAGACAGCGACGACACGGACCTACAGATCTTCTGCGTCTCCTGCAGCCACCCCATAAACCCCAAGGTGGCGCTTCGCCATATGGAGAGATGCTACGCCAAG TATGAGAGCCAGACATCTTTCGGATCCATGTATCCAACGCGGATTGAAGG CGCAACAAGGCTTTTCTGTGATGTTTACAACCCTCAGAGCAAAACCTACTGCAAGCGACTGCAGGTCTTGTGCCCAGAACACTCGAGAGACCCCAAG GTGCCTGCCGATGAGGTATGCGGGTGTCCCCTCGTCCGCAATGTTTTCGAACCCACTGGCGAGTTCTGCAGAGTGTCCAAGCGAAAGTGCAACAAGCACTACTGCTGGGAGAAGCTGAGGAGGGCCGAGGTGGACTTGGAGCGAGTTCGAGTG TGGTACAAGCTGGATGAGCTCTTCGAGCAGGAGCGTAACGTAAGGACAGCCATGACCAACCGGGCTGGACTCCTGGCTCTCATGTTGCACCAGACCATTCAGCACGACCCCCTCACAACTGACCTACGCAGCAACAAAGACAGATAG
- the LOC111856163 gene encoding CXXC-type zinc finger protein 1 isoform X1 gives MPILILDSEVSDFDQGLGAESGMDGENGENSENAPVYCVCRKPDINCFMIGCDNCNEWFHGNCINVTEKMAKAIREWYCEKCRSKDGSLEIKYRPKKSREKETDQERMEKQRGTPDFKTDRRRGSRIKRSARMCGECEPCRRTEDCAQCDFCKDMKKFGGPNKIRQKCRLRQCEVRARKMLRVRDEEFPLMKEQDCSLPRERHLSDDYDEQELELYQQYRAAGYEDHNMPWLSDEDDGPFLDPVLRKRAVKVKHVKRREKKSEKKKEEYKSRRHKQKQKHRDRVKHSERGEPRDSGGLRQCLGPGCVEAARTNSKYCSEDCGMKLAANRIYEILPQRIQQWQQSPCIAEEQGKKLLERIRREQQSARLRLTEMERRFHELESIIVKAKQQVVQQDEEVNEGDSDDTDLQIFCVSCSHPINPKVALRHMERCYAKYESQTSFGSMYPTRIEGATRLFCDVYNPQSKTYCKRLQVLCPEHSRDPKVPADEVCGCPLVRNVFEPTGEFCRVSKRKCNKHYCWEKLRRAEVDLERVRVWYKLDELFEQERNVRTAMTNRAGLLALMLHQTIQHDPLTTDLRSNKDR, from the exons ATGCCTATACTTATTCTG GATAGTGAGGTGTCGGACTTCGACCAGGGGCTGGGGGCGGAGAGCGGCATGGATGGAGAGAATGGCGAGAACAGTGAGAATGCCCCTGTCTACTGTGTCTGCCGAAAGCCAGACATCAACTGCTTCATGAT CGGTTGTGACAACTGTAATGAGTGGTTTCACGGTAACTGCATTAATGTCACGGAGAAGATGGCGAAGGCCATTCGGGAGTGGTACTGCGAGAAGTGTCGGA GCAAAGATGGCTCTTTGGAGATCAAGTACCGTCCCAAGAAGAGCCGTGAGAAGGAGACCGACCAAGAGAGGATGGAGAAGCAACGTGGTACACCAGATTTCAAGACAGACAGGCGGCGTGGATCTCGG ATCAAGCGCTCGGCCCGTATGTGCGGTGAATGTGAACCTTGCCGGCGCACAGAGGATTGCGCGCAGTGCGACTTCTGCAAGGACATGAAGAAGTTTGGGGGCCCCAACAAGATCCGACAGAAGTGCCGTCTGAGGCAGTGTGAGGTCCGAGCCAGG AAAATGCTGCGGGTTCGAGATGAGGAGTTTCCCCTGATGAAGGAGCAGGACTGCTCCCTGCCGAGAGAGCGTCACCTATCAGATGATTATGACGAACAGGAGCTAGAATTGTACCAACAGTACCGGGCTGCAGGATATGAGGACCACAACATG CCTTGGCTTAGTGATGAGGATGACGGACCTTTCCTCGATCCCGTGCTGCGCAAGAGGGCTGTGAAGGTCAAACACGTGAAGCGGCGAGAGAAGAAGTCAGAGAAGAAG AAGGAGGAGTATAAGTCCCGGCGCCACAAACAGAAGCAGAAACACAGGGACAGAGTGAAGCACAGCGAGAGGGGCGAGCCACGAGACAGCGGAGGCCTCCGCCAGTGCCTGGGGCCCGGCTGCGTAGAGGCTGCCAGGACCAACTCCAAGTACTGCTCCGAGGACTGCGGCATGAAGCTGGCTGCCAA CCGCATCTACGAGATCCTGCCGCAGCGCATCCAGCAGTGGCAGCAGAGCCCCTGCATCGCTGAGGAGCAGGGGAAGAAGCTGCTGGAGCGCATCCGGCGCGAGCAGCAGTCAGCCCGCCTGCGCCTCACCGAGATGGAGCGGCGCTTCCACGAGCTGGAGAGCATCATCGTCAAGGCCaagcagcaggtggtgcagcAGGATGAGGAG GTGAACGAGGGAGACAGCGACGACACGGACCTACAGATCTTCTGCGTCTCCTGCAGCCACCCCATAAACCCCAAGGTGGCGCTTCGCCATATGGAGAGATGCTACGCCAAG TATGAGAGCCAGACATCTTTCGGATCCATGTATCCAACGCGGATTGAAGG CGCAACAAGGCTTTTCTGTGATGTTTACAACCCTCAGAGCAAAACCTACTGCAAGCGACTGCAGGTCTTGTGCCCAGAACACTCGAGAGACCCCAAG GTGCCTGCCGATGAGGTATGCGGGTGTCCCCTCGTCCGCAATGTTTTCGAACCCACTGGCGAGTTCTGCAGAGTGTCCAAGCGAAAGTGCAACAAGCACTACTGCTGGGAGAAGCTGAGGAGGGCCGAGGTGGACTTGGAGCGAGTTCGAGTG TGGTACAAGCTGGATGAGCTCTTCGAGCAGGAGCGTAACGTAAGGACAGCCATGACCAACCGGGCTGGACTCCTGGCTCTCATGTTGCACCAGACCATTCAGCACGACCCCCTCACAACTGACCTACGCAGCAACAAAGACAGATAG